Proteins from a single region of Streptomyces sp. TN58:
- a CDS encoding iron-containing alcohol dehydrogenase family protein, with the protein MPVLTRLIPSPVVVDITRGAMDDLAGLLADQRISASGKLAIAISGGSGVALRARLEPVLPHADWYAVVDGTIDSAVKLADDIKGRRYDAVVGLGGGKIIDVAKYAAARVGLPMVAVATNLSHDGICSPVSILDNDNGRGSYGVPTPIAMVIDLDVIKEAPVRFIRAGIGDAISNISAIADWELSHETTGEPVDGLAAAMARTAGESVLRHPGGCGDDEFLTVLSEALVLSGIAMSISGDSRPSSGACHEISHAFDLLYPGRSALHGEQVGIGAAFAMHLRGSANAAGHFVEVLRRHGLPVAPEEIGFSVDEFVAAVEYAPQTRPGRFTILEHLNLSAAEIRDAYADYAKTIRS; encoded by the coding sequence ATGCCAGTACTGACGAGGCTCATCCCCTCGCCCGTCGTCGTCGACATCACGCGCGGGGCGATGGACGACCTGGCCGGCCTCCTCGCCGACCAGCGGATCTCCGCCTCCGGCAAGCTCGCCATCGCGATCAGCGGAGGTTCCGGCGTGGCGCTGCGCGCCAGGCTGGAGCCCGTGCTGCCGCACGCCGACTGGTACGCCGTCGTCGACGGCACCATCGACTCGGCGGTCAAGCTGGCCGACGACATAAAGGGCCGCCGCTACGACGCCGTCGTCGGCCTGGGCGGCGGCAAGATCATCGACGTGGCCAAGTACGCCGCGGCGCGGGTCGGGCTGCCCATGGTGGCCGTCGCCACCAACCTCTCGCACGACGGCATCTGCTCGCCGGTGTCCATCCTGGACAACGACAACGGCCGCGGCTCCTACGGCGTCCCCACCCCGATCGCCATGGTGATCGACCTCGACGTGATCAAGGAAGCCCCGGTGCGGTTCATCCGCGCCGGCATCGGCGACGCCATCTCCAACATCTCCGCGATCGCCGACTGGGAGCTCTCGCACGAGACCACCGGCGAGCCCGTGGACGGCCTGGCCGCCGCCATGGCCCGTACCGCCGGCGAGTCCGTGCTGCGCCACCCCGGCGGCTGCGGCGACGACGAGTTCCTCACCGTGCTCTCCGAGGCGCTCGTGCTCTCCGGCATCGCCATGTCGATCAGCGGGGACTCGCGCCCCTCGTCCGGCGCCTGCCACGAGATCAGCCACGCCTTCGACCTGCTCTACCCGGGGCGCTCCGCGCTCCACGGCGAGCAGGTCGGCATCGGGGCGGCCTTCGCGATGCACCTGCGCGGCTCCGCGAACGCGGCCGGCCACTTCGTGGAGGTGCTGCGCCGCCACGGCCTGCCGGTGGCGCCGGAGGAGATCGGCTTCAGCGTCGACGAGTTCGTCGCGGCCGTCGAGTACGCCCCCCAGACCCGCCCGGGACGCTTCACCATCCTGGAGCACCTCAACCTGTCCGCCGCCGAGATCAGGGACGCTTACGCCGACTATGCCAAGACCATCCGTAGCTGA
- a CDS encoding enoyl-CoA hydratase/isomerase family protein has translation MDATLLHTVSDGVATVVVSHQAKRNAMTSAMWRALPGLLDGLAGDPAVRALVLTGAGSTFCAGADISSLTGDDDPRALAVAAEEALAAFPKPTLAAIRGFCVGGGSQLAAACDLRFAEEGASFGVTPAKLGVVYPASSTRRLASLVGPAWAKYLLFSAELIDAEQALRAGFLNELLPAGRLDKRVAEFTRVLASRSQLTQAAAKEFADGRTDRDGYWEAQAAGSGDTAEGVAAFLERRAPRFTWSP, from the coding sequence CTGGACGCAACCCTTCTGCACACGGTCTCCGACGGGGTCGCCACCGTCGTCGTCTCGCACCAAGCCAAGCGCAACGCGATGACCTCCGCGATGTGGCGGGCGCTCCCCGGCCTGCTGGACGGCCTGGCGGGCGACCCGGCCGTACGGGCGCTCGTCCTGACCGGGGCCGGGTCGACGTTCTGCGCGGGCGCGGACATCTCCTCCCTCACCGGGGACGACGACCCCCGGGCTCTGGCCGTGGCCGCGGAGGAGGCCCTGGCGGCCTTCCCCAAGCCGACGCTGGCGGCGATCCGCGGGTTCTGCGTGGGCGGCGGCAGCCAGCTCGCGGCCGCCTGCGACCTGCGCTTCGCCGAGGAGGGTGCCTCCTTCGGGGTGACCCCGGCGAAACTGGGCGTCGTCTACCCGGCGTCCTCCACGCGCCGGCTCGCCTCCCTGGTGGGCCCGGCCTGGGCCAAGTACCTCCTCTTCTCCGCCGAGCTGATCGACGCGGAGCAGGCGCTGCGCGCCGGCTTCCTGAACGAGCTCCTGCCGGCCGGGCGGCTGGACAAGCGTGTCGCCGAGTTCACCCGGGTCCTGGCCTCCCGCTCGCAGCTGACGCAGGCGGCGGCCAAGGAGTTCGCGGACGGCCGTACGGACCGGGACGGGTACTGGGAGGCGCAGGCGGCCGGGAGCGGCGACACCGCCGAGGGGGTCGCCGCGTTCCTGGAGCGCCGCGCTCCGCGCTTCACGTGGTCGCCGTGA
- a CDS encoding HdeD family acid-resistance protein yields MGADRAPRTAAGNREAQREKKVNRSFGLMAVLGVLLVLAGLVGLVHTGLATLTSMFLFGWLLLIGGVVGLVQAVQSRGSSYFWLAVIVAAINIAAGFVILRRPEASAEALTMFAALLFLTGGLFRLVGALVVRGANFGLALVQGAFGVLLGFLVLSEWPGNSLYVIGTFFSLALLFDGLSLIAMGLGARRILGLVREDEAGAAEGTEAGGGRGKREAAEKRPPEDQEQTNN; encoded by the coding sequence ATGGGCGCAGACCGCGCGCCGCGCACCGCGGCAGGGAACCGGGAAGCGCAGCGGGAGAAGAAGGTCAACCGCAGCTTCGGGCTGATGGCCGTGCTCGGGGTGCTTCTCGTGCTGGCCGGCCTCGTCGGCCTCGTCCACACGGGCCTGGCCACCCTCACCTCGATGTTCCTCTTCGGCTGGCTGCTGCTCATCGGCGGCGTGGTCGGTCTCGTGCAGGCGGTGCAGTCGCGGGGGAGCAGCTACTTCTGGCTCGCCGTCATCGTCGCCGCGATCAACATCGCGGCGGGCTTCGTGATCCTGCGCCGCCCGGAGGCGAGCGCCGAGGCGCTGACCATGTTCGCGGCCCTGCTCTTCCTCACCGGCGGACTGTTCCGGCTGGTCGGCGCGCTGGTGGTACGCGGAGCGAACTTCGGGCTCGCGCTCGTTCAAGGGGCCTTCGGCGTGCTGCTCGGCTTCCTGGTCCTCTCCGAGTGGCCAGGCAACAGTCTGTACGTGATCGGAACCTTCTTCTCGCTCGCCCTGCTGTTCGACGGCCTGAGCCTCATCGCCATGGGCCTGGGGGCGCGCCGCATCCTGGGCCTGGTCAGGGAAGACGAGGCGGGGGCGGCGGAGGGGACGGAGGCCGGCGGCGGGCGGGGGAAGCGCGAGGCGGCCGAGAAGCGTCCGCCGGAAGATCAGGAACAGACCAACAACTGA
- a CDS encoding bifunctional class I SAM-dependent methyltransferase/N-acetyltransferase: MTDDTDFTVTTTDADTEAFFTLHHGLPRQAPGSDASTRRLLSLCGPLPERPRVLDLGCGPGRSTLLLAAEAGGAGRGGAEVTAVDLHAPFLDELRTAAAARGLADRVRTVEADMNALPAEDSGDGSFDLVWAEGSAYIVGFDTALARWRRLLAPGGTLVLTECEWTAPEPSAGARAFWDPHYALRSTAGNIAAAQAAGYQLLGVHHLPDSDWDEYYVPLAERARAHEPAASPSMARALAATREELAVRARHGHEYGYTGYVLRPVAAGGGGAWPARPETAADIAAVRAVNLAAFETPLEADLVDALRADGSWLPGLSYVAEAADGSVAAHALLTRCEVGGAPALALAPVAVDPAYQRSGAGSSVVRALLAAARERGESLVVVLGHPSYYPRFGFVEASRFGIRAPFEVPDEAMMALVLDGSVPVPAGTIAYPAPFGV; this comes from the coding sequence TTGACCGACGACACCGATTTCACCGTCACCACCACCGACGCCGACACCGAGGCGTTCTTCACCCTTCACCACGGACTGCCCCGGCAGGCTCCGGGCTCCGACGCGAGCACCCGCCGCCTGCTGTCCCTGTGCGGACCCCTGCCCGAGCGGCCCCGCGTCCTGGACCTGGGCTGCGGTCCCGGCCGCAGCACGCTGCTGCTCGCCGCCGAGGCGGGCGGAGCGGGCCGCGGCGGCGCCGAGGTGACCGCCGTCGACCTGCACGCCCCCTTCCTCGACGAGCTCCGTACGGCCGCCGCTGCCCGCGGGCTCGCCGACCGGGTCCGCACCGTCGAGGCGGACATGAACGCGCTCCCCGCCGAGGATTCGGGGGACGGCTCCTTCGACCTCGTCTGGGCGGAGGGCTCCGCCTACATCGTCGGATTCGACACCGCGCTCGCGCGGTGGAGGCGGCTGCTCGCCCCGGGCGGCACGCTCGTGCTGACCGAGTGCGAGTGGACGGCCCCGGAGCCGTCCGCCGGAGCGCGCGCCTTCTGGGACCCGCACTACGCGCTGCGCTCCACCGCCGGCAACATCGCTGCCGCCCAGGCCGCCGGGTACCAGTTGCTCGGCGTGCACCACCTGCCCGACTCGGACTGGGACGAGTACTACGTGCCGCTCGCCGAGCGGGCCCGCGCCCACGAGCCGGCCGCGTCCCCCTCCATGGCGCGGGCACTGGCCGCCACCCGCGAGGAGCTGGCCGTACGGGCCCGTCACGGGCACGAGTACGGCTACACCGGCTATGTCCTGCGGCCGGTGGCGGCCGGTGGCGGCGGCGCCTGGCCGGCCCGGCCGGAGACCGCGGCGGACATCGCCGCCGTGCGGGCCGTCAACCTGGCGGCCTTCGAGACCCCGCTGGAGGCGGATCTCGTGGACGCCCTGCGCGCGGACGGCTCCTGGCTGCCGGGGCTGTCGTACGTGGCCGAGGCCGCCGACGGGTCCGTCGCCGCGCACGCCCTGCTCACCCGGTGCGAGGTCGGCGGCGCCCCGGCGCTGGCACTGGCCCCGGTGGCCGTCGATCCGGCGTACCAGCGCTCGGGGGCCGGCAGTTCGGTCGTACGGGCCCTGCTGGCGGCGGCCCGGGAGCGGGGCGAGTCGCTGGTGGTGGTCCTGGGGCATCCGTCCTACTACCCGCGCTTCGGATTCGTGGAGGCGTCGAGGTTCGGGATCCGGGCGCCTTTCGAGGTTCCGGACGAGGCCATGATGGCCCTGGTGCTGGACGGCAGCGTCCCGGTCCCGGCGGGCACGATCGCGTATCCGGCCCCGTTCGGAGTCTGA
- a CDS encoding sugar phosphate nucleotidyltransferase, which yields MIGLVLAAGAGRRLRPYTDTLPKALVPVGPEGDEESLTVLDLTLGNFAEVGLTEVAIVVGYRKEAVYARQAALEAKYGLKITLIDNDKAEEWNNAYSLWCAREVLKRGVILANGDTVHPVSVEKTLLAARGDGRKIILALDTVKSLADEEMKVVTADGKGVQKITKLMDPADATGEYIGVTLIEAEAAEALAEALKTTFERDPDLYYEDGYQQLVNDGFTVDVAPIGDVKWVEIDNHDDLAKGRTIACQY from the coding sequence ATGATCGGCCTTGTCCTCGCTGCCGGTGCGGGACGCCGCCTGCGTCCCTACACCGACACCCTGCCCAAGGCCCTCGTGCCCGTCGGCCCCGAGGGCGACGAGGAGAGCCTGACGGTCCTCGACCTGACCCTCGGCAACTTCGCCGAGGTCGGCCTCACCGAGGTCGCGATCGTCGTCGGCTACCGCAAGGAGGCCGTCTACGCGCGCCAGGCCGCGCTGGAGGCCAAGTACGGACTGAAGATCACGCTGATCGACAACGACAAGGCCGAGGAGTGGAACAACGCCTACTCCCTGTGGTGCGCCCGTGAGGTCCTCAAGCGCGGTGTGATCCTCGCCAACGGCGACACCGTCCACCCGGTCTCCGTCGAGAAGACCCTCCTCGCCGCCCGCGGCGACGGCCGGAAGATCATCCTCGCTCTCGACACGGTCAAGAGCCTGGCCGACGAGGAGATGAAGGTCGTCACCGCCGACGGCAAGGGCGTTCAGAAGATCACCAAGCTGATGGACCCCGCCGACGCCACCGGCGAGTACATCGGCGTCACGCTGATCGAGGCCGAGGCCGCCGAGGCCCTCGCCGAGGCGCTGAAGACCACCTTCGAGCGCGACCCGGACCTGTACTACGAGGACGGCTACCAGCAGCTCGTCAACGACGGCTTCACCGTCGACGTGGCCCCCATCGGCGACGTCAAGTGGGTCGAGATCGACAACCACGACGACCTCGCCAAGGGCCGGACGATCGCATGCCAGTACTGA
- a CDS encoding DUF5941 domain-containing protein, with protein MPTVILTGLPVPGSPLADELRSLGFEVRPAAGPQDAAAALAGVPADQRVAVVDTAFVGHVHALRLALTDPRFDACAVTGALSVQAGAREALDKAVATEGAAGTGPYADRLAAAVEAAGTTVQRPELGSLVAAVPAGAGERAAAVAAVAAVDEEAVRLRSAVKSRDGFFTTFCISPYSRYIARWCARRGLTPNQVTTASLITALIAAGCAATGERWGYVAAGALLIVSFVLDCTDGQLARYSLQYSTMGAWLDATFDRAKEYSFYAGLALGAARGGDDVWGLALGAMILMTCRHVVDFSFNEANHDATANTSPTAALSDRLDSVGWTVWVRRMIILPIGERWAMIAVLTALTTPRIVFYALIAGCAFGALYTTAGRVLRSLTRKARRTDRAAQALADLADSGPLAELQARLLRGRAGSFGSVYVAALGTVLMTGAALYLPFGDPRLIAVAVLYVMTAGLAVAAPLKGALDWLIPPLFRAAEYVTVLALAAKADVPGALPAAFGLIAAVAYHHYDTVYRIRGGTGAPPHWLVRTIGGHEGRVLLTAVLAAVLADRASDFPVALTALAVFVALVVLVESIRFWVSSGAPAVHDEGEPA; from the coding sequence CTGCCGACCGTCATCCTCACCGGCCTGCCGGTCCCCGGATCGCCGCTCGCGGACGAGCTCCGCTCCCTCGGCTTCGAGGTCCGCCCGGCCGCCGGTCCCCAGGACGCCGCCGCCGCACTGGCCGGCGTACCCGCCGACCAGCGGGTGGCCGTCGTGGACACCGCCTTCGTCGGGCACGTCCACGCCCTGCGGCTCGCGCTGACCGACCCGCGCTTCGACGCCTGCGCCGTCACCGGCGCGCTCTCCGTGCAGGCCGGTGCCCGGGAGGCGCTGGACAAGGCCGTCGCCACCGAGGGCGCCGCCGGAACCGGCCCGTACGCCGACCGGCTCGCGGCCGCCGTCGAGGCCGCCGGCACCACCGTCCAGCGGCCCGAGCTCGGCAGCCTGGTCGCCGCCGTCCCCGCCGGCGCGGGTGAACGCGCCGCGGCCGTAGCAGCCGTCGCCGCCGTGGACGAGGAGGCCGTACGGCTCCGCTCCGCAGTGAAGTCCCGCGACGGGTTCTTCACCACCTTCTGCATCAGCCCGTACTCGCGCTACATCGCCCGCTGGTGCGCGCGCCGCGGCCTGACCCCGAACCAGGTCACCACCGCCTCCCTGATCACCGCGCTGATCGCGGCCGGCTGCGCCGCCACGGGCGAGCGCTGGGGCTATGTCGCGGCCGGTGCCCTGCTGATCGTCTCCTTCGTCCTGGACTGCACGGACGGGCAGCTCGCCCGCTACTCCCTGCAGTACTCGACGATGGGCGCCTGGCTCGACGCCACCTTCGACCGGGCGAAGGAGTACTCCTTCTACGCGGGCCTCGCCCTCGGCGCGGCCCGGGGCGGCGACGACGTCTGGGGCCTCGCCCTCGGCGCCATGATCCTCATGACCTGCCGGCACGTCGTGGACTTCTCCTTCAACGAGGCCAACCACGACGCCACCGCCAACACCAGCCCGACGGCCGCCCTCTCCGACCGCCTCGACAGCGTCGGCTGGACGGTCTGGGTCCGACGGATGATCATCCTGCCGATCGGTGAGCGCTGGGCGATGATCGCGGTCCTGACCGCCCTCACCACCCCCCGGATCGTCTTCTACGCCCTGATCGCCGGCTGCGCCTTCGGCGCGCTCTACACCACGGCCGGCCGCGTGCTGCGGTCCCTGACCCGCAAGGCGCGGCGCACCGACCGGGCCGCCCAGGCACTCGCCGACCTCGCCGACTCCGGCCCGCTCGCCGAGCTCCAGGCCCGGCTGCTGCGCGGCCGCGCCGGATCCTTCGGATCCGTGTACGTCGCCGCCCTCGGCACCGTGCTGATGACCGGCGCCGCCCTGTACCTCCCCTTCGGCGATCCGCGGCTGATCGCCGTGGCCGTGCTCTACGTCATGACCGCCGGTCTCGCCGTCGCCGCCCCCCTCAAGGGCGCGCTCGACTGGCTGATCCCGCCGCTGTTCCGCGCGGCCGAATACGTGACGGTCCTCGCGCTCGCCGCCAAGGCGGACGTCCCCGGGGCCCTTCCCGCGGCATTCGGCCTGATCGCGGCGGTCGCCTACCATCACTACGACACGGTGTACCGCATCCGCGGCGGCACCGGCGCGCCCCCGCACTGGCTGGTGCGGACGATCGGCGGCCACGAGGGCCGGGTCCTGCTGACCGCGGTCCTGGCCGCCGTCCTCGCGGACCGCGCATCGGACTTCCCCGTCGCGCTCACGGCCTTGGCCGTGTTCGTGGCACTGGTGGTGCTCGTGGAGAGCATCCGCTTCTGGGTCTCCTCCGGGGCACCCGCCGTACATGACGAAGGAGAACCAGCATGA
- a CDS encoding ATP-binding protein gives METIEREDGGRKMDASGSGPQAEQGAPGAPAGPLAYEGVWRFTAPAVEESVPQARRAVRDLLGRQGVPAHQDLVYSLLLIVSELVTNSVRHAALLSPEVAVEVAIGREWVRVAVEDNHPYRPKALEADFGQTGGRGLLLVREVTLEHGGVCDVEHTSTGGKVIWAALPLAAPPTAR, from the coding sequence GTGGAGACGATCGAGCGTGAAGACGGGGGCCGGAAGATGGACGCCAGCGGGAGCGGCCCGCAAGCCGAGCAGGGGGCGCCGGGAGCTCCGGCCGGCCCCCTCGCCTACGAGGGCGTGTGGAGGTTCACCGCTCCCGCAGTTGAAGAATCCGTTCCGCAGGCCCGCCGGGCCGTCCGGGACCTGCTCGGGCGCCAGGGGGTGCCGGCCCATCAGGACCTCGTGTACTCGCTGCTCCTGATCGTCTCCGAACTCGTGACGAACTCCGTCCGGCATGCGGCCCTGCTCTCGCCCGAGGTCGCGGTCGAGGTCGCGATCGGCCGCGAGTGGGTCCGGGTGGCCGTCGAGGACAACCACCCCTACCGCCCCAAGGCGCTGGAGGCCGACTTCGGCCAGACCGGCGGCCGCGGCCTGCTGCTCGTCCGGGAGGTCACCCTGGAGCACGGCGGGGTCTGCGACGTCGAGCACACCTCGACCGGCGGCAAGGTCATCTGGGCGGCCCTCCCGCTCGCCGCCCCGCCGACCGCCCGCTGA
- a CDS encoding ABC transporter permease yields MSDTTHDGALATSRPPSADAGLSAAELARKYGLSVSGARPGLGEYVRQLWGRRHFIMAFSRAKLVAQYSQAKLGQVWQVATPLLNALVYWLIFGLILQAGREMPKDVYVPFLVMGIFVFTFTQSSVMAGVRAISGNLGLVRALHFPRASLPVSFSLQQLQQLLYSMVVVFVIALTFGNYPRLSWLLVIPTLALQFVFNTGLAMIFARMGSKTPDLAQLMPFVMRTWMYASGVMFPIGIYLKDQPQWISDVLLWNPVAIYMDLIRFALIDDYTASNLPPHVWLFAVGWAVLIGLGGFVYFWKSEERYGRG; encoded by the coding sequence GTGAGTGACACAACCCACGACGGCGCCCTCGCCACGAGCAGGCCGCCGTCCGCAGACGCGGGGCTCAGCGCCGCGGAGCTGGCCAGGAAGTACGGCCTCTCGGTCAGCGGCGCCCGGCCCGGTCTGGGCGAGTACGTGCGGCAGCTCTGGGGCCGGCGCCACTTCATCATGGCGTTCTCCCGGGCCAAGCTGGTCGCGCAGTACAGCCAGGCGAAGCTCGGCCAGGTCTGGCAGGTGGCGACCCCGCTGCTGAACGCGCTGGTCTACTGGCTGATCTTCGGCCTGATCCTCCAGGCCGGCCGGGAGATGCCCAAGGACGTCTACGTCCCGTTCCTGGTCATGGGCATCTTCGTCTTCACCTTCACGCAGAGTTCCGTGATGGCGGGCGTCCGGGCGATCTCGGGGAACCTCGGACTGGTGCGCGCGCTGCACTTCCCGCGCGCCTCCCTGCCGGTGTCCTTCTCGCTCCAGCAGCTCCAGCAGCTGCTGTACTCGATGGTCGTCGTCTTCGTGATCGCCCTCACGTTCGGCAACTACCCGCGGCTCTCCTGGCTGCTGGTGATCCCGACGCTGGCCCTGCAGTTCGTCTTCAACACCGGCCTCGCCATGATCTTCGCGCGGATGGGGTCCAAGACCCCCGACCTCGCGCAGCTGATGCCGTTCGTGATGCGTACGTGGATGTACGCCTCCGGTGTCATGTTCCCGATCGGGATCTACCTCAAGGACCAGCCGCAGTGGATCAGCGACGTCCTGCTGTGGAACCCGGTCGCGATCTACATGGACCTCATCCGGTTCGCGCTGATCGACGACTACACCGCGAGCAACCTGCCCCCGCACGTGTGGCTCTTCGCCGTGGGCTGGGCCGTCCTGATCGGCCTCGGCGGCTTCGTGTACTTCTGGAAGTCTGAGGAGCGTTACGGCCGTGGCTGA
- a CDS encoding glycosyltransferase family 2 protein, whose product MGNRPDELKALLDSVARQDGDPVEVVVVGQGVKVAEVADLPPGVRSVDLPENLGIPGGRNVGIEAFGPGGRDVDVLLFLDDDGLLERTDTAELCRRAFAEDPALGIVSFRIADPDTGRTQRRHVPRLRASDPMRSSRVTTFLGGANAVRTTVFEQVGALPAEFFYAHEETDLAWRALDAGWLIDYRADMVLLHPTTAPSRHAVYHRMVARNRVWLARRNLPAPLVPVYLGVWLLLTLVRKPSGPALKAWFGGFREGWTTPCGPRRPMRWRTVWRLTRLGRPPVI is encoded by the coding sequence ATGGGCAACCGGCCCGACGAGCTCAAGGCGCTCCTGGACTCGGTGGCCCGGCAGGACGGCGACCCGGTCGAGGTCGTCGTCGTCGGACAGGGCGTCAAGGTCGCCGAAGTGGCCGACCTGCCGCCGGGCGTCCGCTCCGTCGACCTGCCCGAGAACCTCGGCATCCCGGGCGGCCGCAACGTCGGCATCGAGGCCTTCGGCCCCGGCGGCCGCGACGTGGACGTGCTGCTCTTCCTCGACGACGACGGACTGCTGGAGCGCACCGACACCGCCGAGCTGTGCCGCCGGGCCTTCGCCGAGGACCCCGCGCTGGGGATCGTCAGCTTCCGGATCGCCGATCCGGACACCGGGCGGACCCAGCGACGCCACGTGCCGCGCCTGCGGGCCTCGGACCCGATGCGGTCCTCCCGCGTGACCACCTTCCTGGGCGGCGCCAACGCCGTCCGCACCACCGTGTTCGAGCAGGTCGGCGCCCTGCCGGCGGAGTTCTTCTACGCTCACGAGGAGACCGACCTCGCCTGGCGCGCGCTCGACGCGGGGTGGCTGATCGACTACCGCGCGGACATGGTGCTGCTCCACCCGACGACCGCCCCCTCCCGGCACGCGGTGTACCACCGTATGGTGGCCCGTAACCGGGTGTGGCTCGCCCGCCGCAACCTGCCCGCACCGCTGGTACCGGTCTACCTGGGCGTCTGGCTCCTGCTGACGCTCGTACGGAAGCCCTCGGGACCCGCGCTCAAGGCCTGGTTCGGCGGGTTCCGCGAGGGATGGACCACTCCCTGCGGACCGCGCCGCCCGATGAGATGGCGTACGGTCTGGCGGTTGACCCGCCTGGGCCGACCTCCTGTCATCTGA
- the idi gene encoding isopentenyl-diphosphate Delta-isomerase, whose product MPTTPATAANSASHGTGTQEPIMLELVDESGNTIGTAEKLSAHQAPGQLHRAFSVFLFDEQGRLLLQQRALGKYHSPGVWSNTCCGHPYPGESPFAAAARRTHEELGLSPSLLAQAGTVRYNHPDPASGLVEQEFNHLFVGLAQAAVRPDPEEVGDTAFVTAEELAKRHAEAPFSAWFMTVLDAARPAIRELTGDAAGW is encoded by the coding sequence ATGCCGACCACACCAGCCACCGCCGCGAACAGCGCGTCCCACGGCACCGGTACTCAAGAACCGATCATGCTCGAACTGGTCGACGAGTCCGGCAACACCATCGGCACGGCGGAGAAGCTCTCCGCCCATCAGGCTCCCGGGCAGCTGCACCGGGCGTTCTCCGTGTTCCTGTTCGACGAGCAGGGGCGTCTGCTGCTCCAGCAGCGGGCCCTCGGGAAGTACCACTCGCCGGGCGTCTGGTCGAACACCTGTTGCGGCCACCCCTACCCCGGCGAGTCCCCGTTCGCGGCGGCGGCCCGGCGGACCCACGAGGAGCTGGGGCTGTCCCCCTCGCTGCTCGCGCAGGCGGGAACGGTGCGCTACAACCACCCTGACCCCGCGTCGGGGCTCGTGGAGCAGGAGTTCAATCACCTGTTCGTGGGACTTGCGCAGGCTGCCGTGCGGCCGGATCCGGAGGAGGTCGGGGACACCGCCTTCGTCACCGCCGAGGAGCTGGCGAAGCGGCATGCCGAAGCGCCGTTCTCGGCCTGGTTCATGACCGTGCTGGACGCGGCGCGGCCCGCGATCCGCGAGCTGACCGGCGACGCGGCGGGCTGGTAG
- a CDS encoding CDP-alcohol phosphatidyltransferase family protein: MPRPSVAELRPVVHPAGVKDRVSGEHWGGRLYMREISLRITRFLVTTKVTPNQLTYLMTLAGVLALPALLVPGVWGAVLGVVAVQMYLLLDCVDGEVARWKKQYSLSGVYLDRVGAYLCDAAVLVGFGLRAADLWGTGGADWLWAFLGTLAGLGAILIKAETDLVGVARHQAGKPVVKDAAAEPRAKGMALARRAAAALKFHRLILGIEASLLILVLAVLDQMRGDLYWSRVGVAVLAGIAMLQTVLHLVSILASSRLK; the protein is encoded by the coding sequence ATGCCAAGACCATCCGTAGCTGAACTGAGGCCCGTCGTCCACCCCGCGGGCGTGAAGGACCGGGTCAGCGGCGAGCACTGGGGCGGGCGCCTCTACATGCGCGAGATCTCCCTGCGCATCACCCGTTTCCTGGTCACCACGAAGGTCACGCCCAACCAGCTGACCTACCTGATGACCCTCGCCGGCGTCCTCGCCCTCCCGGCCCTGCTGGTGCCGGGTGTCTGGGGCGCCGTCCTCGGCGTGGTCGCGGTCCAGATGTACCTGCTGCTCGACTGCGTCGACGGCGAGGTCGCCCGCTGGAAGAAGCAGTACTCGCTCTCCGGGGTCTACCTGGACCGGGTCGGCGCCTACCTGTGCGACGCGGCCGTCCTGGTCGGCTTCGGCCTGCGCGCCGCCGACCTGTGGGGCACCGGCGGTGCCGACTGGCTGTGGGCCTTCCTGGGCACCCTCGCGGGGCTCGGCGCCATCCTGATCAAGGCCGAGACCGACCTGGTCGGCGTCGCCCGCCACCAGGCCGGCAAGCCCGTGGTCAAGGACGCCGCCGCCGAGCCGCGCGCCAAGGGCATGGCCCTCGCGCGCCGCGCCGCCGCCGCGCTCAAGTTCCACCGGCTGATCCTCGGCATCGAGGCCTCGCTGCTCATCCTGGTGCTGGCCGTCCTCGACCAGATGCGCGGAGACCTGTACTGGTCCCGGGTCGGCGTCGCCGTCCTCGCGGGCATCGCGATGCTCCAGACCGTGCTGCACCTGGTGTCGATCCTCGCCTCCAGCAGGCTCAAGTGA